The Anastrepha ludens isolate Willacy chromosome 2, idAnaLude1.1, whole genome shotgun sequence genome contains a region encoding:
- the LOC128855004 gene encoding pro-corazonin: MFKLFLSLAVLCFATACFGQTFQYSHGWTNGKRAFNAHRDDDTPEIFGIQQDGDRKLERCLMQLQQLLRNPLRIRAAVQSLTPTNNGNNNPFGSHHQSNELYEELNAAETNDYGKH, encoded by the exons ATGTTCAAATTGTTTCTTTCATTGGCCGTCCTCTGCTTCGCGACAGCATGCTTCGGTCAGACATTTCAATACTCCCACGGATGGACCAATGGCAAGCGAGCATTTAATGCGCACAGAGATGACGACACTCCAGAAATTTTCGGCATTCAACAAGATGGTGATCGCAAGTTGGAAAG GTGTCTAATGCAGCTGCAACAATTACTTCGCAATCCTCTGCGAATTCGTGCGGCTGTCCAATCATTGACTCCGACAaacaacggcaacaacaacCCATTTGGAAGTCATCATCAATCAAACGAACTGTACGAAGAGCTGAACGCTGCTGAAACGAATGATTATGGAAAGCATTAA